In Uranotaenia lowii strain MFRU-FL chromosome 2, ASM2978415v1, whole genome shotgun sequence, one genomic interval encodes:
- the LOC129749343 gene encoding fibrinogen C domain-containing protein 1-like encodes MRTFIALAIALLCVHAEASGNKPVWPVVPKSCVNVNVTGIYLINPNRGFGQPYEVYCEQDWVSGGENSAPGWSWEGGWIVIQRRMDGWTHFNRNWEAYENGFGDIEGEFWLGLKKIHQLTYGQRWELRIVLEDVQGLVKEARYSDFVVGESSDAYRLKSVGNYTGTAGDSLSGLVEMPFSTNDVDNDLVPEFNCAEKYLGGWWHRSCHDSNLNGWYVKEIKPEWKCGMVVCWKGLGWPYSPLKNVRMMIRPWKRNWPVVPQWTDL; translated from the exons ATGAGAACCTTCATTGCTTTGGCGATCGCGCTCCTTTGCGTCCACGCGGAGGCATCCGGTAATAAGCCAGTGTGGCCTGTGGTTCCAAAGTCCTGCGTAAATGTCAACGTGACCGGAATCTACTTGATCAACCCTAATCGTGGTTTCGGCCAGCCGTACGAAGTTTACTGCGAACAGGACTGGGTGAGTGGAGGAGAAAATAGTGCCCCCGGATGGTCTTGGGAAGGAGGATGGATCGTGATCCAGAGACGGATGGACGGCTGGACTCACTTCAACCGGAACTGGGAGGCCTATGAGAACGGATTCGGTGATATCGAGGGAGAGTTCTGGCTCGGTTTGAAAAAGATCCATCAACTCACCTATGGACAGCGTTGGGAGCTCCGGATCGTTCTGGAAGATGTCCAGGGCTTGGTGAAGGAGGCCAGATACAGCGACTTCGTGGTCGGTGAATCGAGCGATGCCTATCGCTTGAAAAGTGTTGGAAACTACACCGGAACTGCTGGCGATTCCCTAAGTGGCCTGGTCGAAATGCCATTCTCCACCAACGATGTAGATAACGATCTGGTTCCGGAGTTCAACTGCGCCGAGAAGTATTTGGGTGGATGGTGGCATCGCAGCTGTCATGATAG CAATCTAAATGGGTGGTACGTTAAGGAAATCAAACCGGAATGGAAATGTGGAATGGTCGTCTGCTGGAAGGGACTTGGCTGGCCTTATAGCCCCCTGAAGAATGTTCGCATGATGATCCGCCCCTGGAAGAGAAATTGGCCGGTGGTTCCTCAATGGACGGATTTGTAG